One Aegilops tauschii subsp. strangulata cultivar AL8/78 chromosome 2, Aet v6.0, whole genome shotgun sequence genomic window, cagttccactttcccgatttatatatcgtggttatggtgtacccctgttatgtacactatgatctgcctagttgttgtgtgctcttgttatcatggtttggcaataaactctctatatagtatattatgaacctatcatctgccagctatccttacttcgggagcctattttttgtgtacttgtgccagattatataaatgcacgcaccatatttcagcacacatgagctctctcatcagaatccagtgatagcacacaagtgtttacaggggcgcccctatattagaatatcatctgcattacaaagataatctcacaactatttatgttttcatggttctcagatattatacgcaattacagtgaatatcagaatccgcgcatcagaagaatattgaggaacactgcaatgacttacaaaattagcaccaaggcattgagtgccattctggaagcaatgaaactcatacgctccccacctgttgattcttgttcagaatatcatcctaatgactattctaacctcgaggagtcaaaggcagatggcctgtcctgttcacccatcaaggtgcctgttctaatttggcaaggttttattgattgcgcgtatcttgcatttcttctactttgttgcaccgccatcttcttagtttactcatcatataactcgagatgccatgcccatccattatcaatacatattccatctgtcatcataccatgtttttccactcaaatgctgttcttgtgcatcagacatcaaaaaggaagagggtgattgtcgaacctgaaggagcaccagcaaagtccttgaaaaacgtggtggtgccggagaaatcagacagtgccccacttatattggctgtacaaccagtgacactaaacgtaggaccgactccagcagactgtacccatacttcactggccacaccactagccccaccacacaggacctgcactccagcaaaaggtataccgatttcaattgccatagcaccagctgtaccacagaaaaatcccactccagcaaaaagtacagcaagtccaccggccgaagacctatcccaactgcagagacgaccaattcctgcagattggaccGCCACCTCGCCGGCTTCCTCACACAGGCGCCACAAATTCCATCGTCGTTGACTCGCCGTGCCTCTGCCACGGCGTGCTGCCCTCATCACCCGTCCCTCGACCcgttccgccgccgccgctcgacctgttccgccgccgccgctcatCTTGCAGTGAGTTACAGGTGTTCTCCCATCTTGTCTGTTGATCTCTCTTTCTCTCCCTACCAGTACAGGTTTCCTCCTCTACATCTCTCTCTTCCTTTAATTTGATCTCACATGTGGAATCAGGAAGCAAGTCATCCAGGAACCTTATATCATGGAGATTTTTGTGGAGGAGAGCTAGTTTGTTGGCTTCATGACAGCAAAAAGTTTAGCTCACTGTGATGGAGCCGGAGGGCGCAGTTCCAGCAGGGTCAGTCACAAACTCTATGAATTGTTAACGTCAGTTTTTTTATGAATAGTTAGACCTAACCATTGTTTGTGTTTCGAAAATCCGTGTAATTTTGTAGGGAAGAAGGTGCGGAGTCACGCGTTGTCATTTATGAATTAACTGTTAGAGTTCTCCGATTTGTCGCAAAGCTTGACGATGgcagggagcgtcaagttgccgaGCATGATATTGAGTTTGAGGTTAACATGAAACATTTTACGGTTGAAAAAATGGTCGAACTCATTCGGTCCAAAATTGTTTGGGGAAGTAGGCAAGAGGTACATATTTTGTGCCAAGACAAGCACTTTGAATCAGTTGAGAGGATCGATAATTATTGGAAGCTACTGACAGCTTTTCTTGAGAGATGGGAAGAAAAAAATTGCTAGTGCTAGCTCAAGTTGTGGACAGTGCAAATGGGGTTACAACATCATATTGCTCTGAAAATATCCCATCTGGTGAGATTGTGGACAATATTATCTGCTCAAGTTCTGACGTTTACCAGTCGAATGCAAGTAGTGCAACATGTGTCGACAATTCTACAACTGGTAATTTTCTTATTAGCAATTCGAGATATACGCAATCTGATGGTGAAGTCATTGATTGGTCCACTATTGCGATAACTCCTATTGGTGATGATGTAATATATCCTATATCCCATGAAGACATGTGTGAGGTACTCGGAATTGAGGATGAGACTGAGGATGCTCAACCAGTAAATGAGCCCGTTCCGGTTGTTGCCGGCCATGTTAGTGATGAGTTAATGGCTGAAGGAGCTATATCAGTTGATGATCACGTTCCCGAGGAGATAGAAATGTCATATGACAAAGATTATCCTAAAGTTGAGAAAGGCTCAATCTTTCCAACAATGATAGATTGTAGGAGGGCTGTGAGGCAATGGGCAATTAATGAAGAATTTAACCTCGGAACTCACAGAGCTAATAAGAGTATGTGGATGGCACATTGTATGGCTGAGGATTGTCCATGGAAAATAACATGTCGTTTGATGGCTGATAAGACAAAGACCAGGGTACCAACATAACTTACTATATTCagtttttctatttattttgtacTATGGTAGCATTATCTTATTGTAGCGACACTAACAACTTTGTTCTATATGCAGGTTAACAAGATAGGGCCGGCGCACACATGTGTTTCAAGTAGCAGACTAAATTCAGCAATGGCCTCACAGGATTGGGTTCGAGAAAGGTCTAAGAAAATTTTGAGGAAAACTCCAAAcattggttgcaaggatttacaAGAGAAGTTGGAGAAGACTGGAATGTAACCACTGGCTATGACACTGTATGGAAGGGGAGAGAAAGAGCAAAGGATGAGATCTATGGGTCTTGGGGTAGTAGTTTCCGATACCTATTCAATTTTTATGCAGAGATGGAACTGAGATCTCCTGAAAGCATTGTTGAGGTTGATACTAAACTAACAGATGGTAAGGTTTACTTCCACAGATTCTTTATGGCACTTAAGCCTTGTGTAGATGGATTCCATGCAGGATGTAGGCCTTATCTTAGCATAGACTCAACTGCATTAAATGGAAAGTGGAATGGTCATTTAGCTGCATGTACCGCTTTAGATGGTCATAATTGGATGTTTCCTCTTGCATTTGGTTTTATTGAGGTTGAAGATGAAGATAATTGGACATGGTTCATGACACAATTGCATAGAGCATTAGGGCCAATTTCAAAGCTTGCTATATGTACCGATGCATGCAAAGGCTTAGAAAATGCAGTTAAGAAAGTTTTCCCTCAGGCAGAACAAAGGGAGTGTTTCAGGCATTTGATGCAGAATTTTTCAAAAAGATATCGTGGTGACATAGTTGGATGCATGTGGGGTGCGGCCAAGACACATAGACCCTCAATGTTTGAGTACCATTTCTCCAAGGTTCTAGAATCTAGCCAAACCGTGGGCAAGTATTTGCAAGATTACCATAATCTGAAGTGGACGAGGTCTAGTTTTGACACCGAGATCAAGTGTGATTACATTCATAACAACCTCGCGGAGAGCTTCAACAATTGGATTAAAGGATCAAAGATCTTCCTGTTGATGAGTTGGCTGACACACTTAACGGAAAGATAATGAAATTGCTCGAGAAGAGGAGAAAGATTGGGGAGAAGCTACAAGGACGGATACTGCCAGCAGTTGTACAACAAGTGAATAATAGAACAAGAGGATTTGGGCACTTGAAAGTTACCAGATCAAGTAGTTGGAAGTGTGAGGTGAGGGACATCAACAAAGACAATTTGAGGCATGTGGTTAACATAGAACAAAGTGAGTGCACGTGCCTCGAGTGGCAGCACACAGGCAAACCGTGTGAACGTGCACTTGCTTTCTTGATTGGAAAAAGGAACGTGAAGATGGAAGATTATCTTCATGAATACTACTCTCTAGAAAGGTTTAGGGCAGCTTATAAGGGGGTTGTTGAGCCTCTCACAGACCGGTCACAATGACCTAATGTTAAATTAGACTTTCTATTACATGCACCACTCCCCAAAAGTTCAGTCAGAAGAAAAAGGAAGTTGAGATTGAGAAGTTGCCTTGAAAAGGGAGGGGGGAATTATAAAAAGAAACCACCACCGAAACAGGTGCAAGAAGTGTAAGCAATTGGGACATAGGCAAGCTGGTTGTCCAACTAATGGAGTGAAGAAAAGGTAATTTATATTGATTCATATTTGCTCTACTGTTTTCTTTGTAACATTGGTTGAATTTGTTGACAGGAACCCCAAATCTAGAAAGATAAAGCCAAACACCGAAATTGATGTTGAATGTACAATCCCAGGAGATGTCCTGCAAGGCAGCCCTCGTCCTGTCACAAGGAGGTAAAAACTAATGCTTTTCTTCAACTTCTCTAGTGGACATGAGATAATTTTTCTCAAACAATGCATATTGTGTAGTCAATCATCTCTTCGTAGCCCTCTTGGAGGGATGTCTCCACACGCTAGCCCTCGCCCTATGACGAGGAGGTAAGACTGTTCTGCTTCTCTTATCTCTACAAATGTGGCATGTTTTTATATATAATAAATAGTGCATTTTTGTGCAGTCAATCTTCTCTTGGTAGCCCTAATGGAGGGATGTCGCCGTTGGTTGTCCCACACGCTAGCCCTCGCCCAATGACGAGGAGGTAACATTGTTTTGCTTCTCTTATTTGTACAAATGTGGCATGTTTTTATATATAATGAATAGTGCATTTTTGTGCAGTCAATCTTCTCTTGGTAGCCCTAATGGAGGGATGTCGCCGTTGGTTGTCCCACACGCTAGCCCTCGCCCAATGACGAGAAGGTAACATTTTTGTTGCTTGTCTTATCTCTACAAATGTGGGGTGTTTTTATATATATTATGAACAATGCCTTTTTTGCAGTCAATCATCTCTTGGTACCCCTCTTGGAGAGACATCTTCATTGCCTGTCATACAAGGCAGCCCTGGTCCAATCACAAGAAGGTGACGAAAATTGATGTTTTTCTTCAATTGTTGTTGTTTGTAGGCTACTTCCTTCATGAATGAAATTATTGTATTATGCAGGCAACTTTCTATGGAAACAAAGACTCCCACTTCTCCACCAAATGTTGATGTGAGGCCCGCAAAGAAGCTTACGCCGAAGAGGAGAAAAAGAGTGTAGAATGCCATTTTGTGATCATGTAGTGTGTAGTAGTCATCTTTACGAAATTGGTGCTACTTCGCGTAGTCGATGCTTTTGGATTGAATTTACCCTTTCAGTGTCTCTGGGATCTTGTCGTGTGCGTAGTCAGTTGACGACTTGCTTTATGCTTCTGGATGCAACTTGTGAGACAAATACTCACCTTATGCTTTAAATCTGAAACTCAAGCATATTCATTCTGGATTGTCAAGTCTATGAGCACATCTGCACCTTATTCTGTAGTATTCATTCTGGATTGTCACCTTATGCTTTAATTTTTGTGACATGTCAAAATGGTACAGAAATAAAGAGaggtcatgccaaaatttttGGTGAAAATGCTGATGAAATTTCACTTGTATCCATGTCAACAAAGCTATACATCAATACACGTTACAATCATTGAAGCTGAATTTTGATTGCATCCATAGGAAGATATCCATATCCAGCTGTGAGTGCTATATCATCTTCAGGCAACACTATTGCAGCAGCGAGCAGCCACAGACAAGCACAGCAGCGAGCAGGTACAGCAGCGAACAGCTACAGCCTCCAGCCAGCAAACGCACGCTACGGCCACGAAGCGACTTGGACTGCCACACGCTGTAGGGGGGCTTGAAGTGGCGGCGCCATTCTTCTCCCGCACGGTGAGGAAGCAGCCGGAGTGCGGCGTACGGCGGCGCCCTTCTTCTCCGGCACGGCGGGGAGCGGTCGAAGGGCGGCGGACGGTGGCACCTCCGCCACAGGAATGGGCGGCGCGGGATAGGAGGCGCGACGAGGTCACGACGCTCGGGGAGGAACCACGGCGAGATGGCGGCTGGCTGTTTTGTTCCTCTGTTTCGATGTTCTCCTGGTTCTGAATCATCTCGTCTCCGATCGAAACTGTTGACCGGGCAGAAAAGACCAAAGGGCAAAATCGTCCAAAATATTATGATGTATAGGCCCATACCAGAAAATTGAGAAAAAAAAAATCAGTTTGTGCTACTTTATCCAGCCATGGAGGAAAAGCGTGTCATTTAATCAAACAAAAAGAAAAGTGTGCTATTTTATGAAGGTGCAACAAAAGACGTGCTATTTTATCAAATTGCTCCGTCGTAGCCGACTGGACCTGCTCGGCCGCAGCGAGGCCGACTGGAACTGATCGGGCACGTGCAATGCCTGGCTGGCTGCAGCTCGGACGTGTGCACTGCCTAGCTAGCCGGCCGCATGCAACGCGCGCATGCAAATGCCATCGCCAAGGCCACACCGGTGACCGGCGCATGTGTGTGCGTGCATGTCGTGTCCGTGGCGAGTATACGTGCATGTGTGGACATCCATCAGATTGCATGCACGTACGAGCGTGCTGTTGCTTGACCCAGCTGCATAGCTAGCTGATAGTTTGACTCAGGTGTAGACCGGGTAATCAGCTAGGAGAGATAATGCCAGCCGAATAGTGTGGCCTGGCCGAAGGTTGTTAATTAGTTTCGTAGCTGGCGTGGAGAGATTCCAGCAGTTTGTTAGTATGTGGCGATTTTGTTAATCTTAAATTGATGTGCCGACTTAGTATTTTAGAGGTGTTCATAAAGATAGGATATAGATACGTGCCTTCGTATAATTAAGTATGTGCGTGTATGTAAGTATCTGCatttgtactgtgttaaaaaaaactTAGAGTCGAGCGAGAGCTACATCTCGCAGTAGTGTGCAAGATGTAGTGGGCTTGCTTCGGCCGAAACTGCGCGAAACAAAACCAGCACTGCACTGACAAAGCAGCCAGCAGTCCTAACTTGTAAAGCTTTTTGCAGCGAAAGACACGGCGTCCCTAGGAGGGGCAGCGCCGTCGACACCGACGCCGACGCGGGGTTGAGCCGCCACCGCCAGGATGCGGGGTCTGACGCGGGCGGGAAAGCGCGCCAGTGAGATGGCCTTCAACGCCGGCGGTGGAACCATCAACTGGTTCCCCGGCCACATGGCTGCCGCCTCACGCGCCATCCGCGACCGCCTCAAGCTTGCCGACCTCGTCATCGAGGTCCGCGACGCCCGCGTAAGCCCCCCACACCCGCTCCCCTCCCTTTGCTCATCACTATCCTGTTTCGAAAACGTATCGCGTTGTTGACAAGGGAGGCAGGGTGGCAGGTTCCCGGTGCTCGCatggtgttcgatgaaatgtctttCTTATTACAATACCATTTTTGTTAGTATGTCTTTCTTGCGTGCAACTTGAACCATTATTCCGTGAAACACATTTTGAAACTGAACATAAGGTCTCACTTCTTAGCCTTAGGTTCCTACTTTGTTATTATAAGTATATGAATGAATAATCAAGATGCTCGCCAAAGAAAATGTAGCAGCATCTACAAGTTGACGAAATATGCTTCATGCATTGCCATCATTTTaactgcctatttcatgagtgtTTGTTTGCTTCTTATGTTTCTATTCTTCTGAGATTACTTTCTTGCAACTGATGAAACTTATGATCAGATTCCGTTATCCTCAGCAAACGAAGACCTTCAGCCGGTGCTTGCAGCTAAGAGGCGTATCCTTGCTCTAAACAAGAAAGATCTAGCGAATCCCAATATAATGAATGTAAGCATCTATCTAGTTTGGTCAGCCTCCTCAGGCTGGAAGCACTATCTCTTGTTGAAACATTCATCTGGTTCTTACTGAGATTTAATCCTGTTATCATACACAATGAGATTTGGTGCTGATGCTGATACTCACAAGATCATGTTTACACCAATATGCAGATGTGGGTTGATCATTTTCAATCATGTAAGCAAGATTGCATCTCATTAAATGCACATAGCAGCAACTCTATTAATCAGGTTAGCTAACTGTTACTGTCATGTTTATCCATTTTTCTTTGTGTAAACCTCACAGGATATCTTCTGTATTATACTGAAAGCATCAATCAGATGTTAAgctctgaaactttttgcaactTTGATAGCGGGTTTCATTTACCTGATTAGTAATTGTAATTTGTAGGGATAACTGGCCGCTAGACGCCTAGACCACTTGCTGAGATTCTATATTCTGTGCTGGTAAAGGTCATTCACTAACAGAACCTTCCACTACTAAGGAATCGGAATCTACTAGAATTCTAAACTTAACCTACTAGGACATGAGCTGGCTTAACTTAATAGGACACATGATGACTGAACATTCATAGTAACTCCCCGATCAATAGGAATATCACTTGAACTAGGTTTGTACTAGGATTCAGACTTGTGGAACTGCGTCTTGTATTTTATTAACTGGATTCTTGATATCTTTATCGTTTCATTTGACTCAACCTCCGTTAGGCTCTGTAAGTATTTTAAGTTTTTAACCATGCTGGATTTTCAATTTTGCCTTGCGTAGATGATGATTTTCTATCATTTTTAGTCCTTAGTGTAGGTTTAACACATCTAATGTTTGCTTCTTTTAATTAATAGCTGCTTGGGCTTGTGGAGTTGAAACTAAGGGAAGCAATCTTGAAAGAGCCCACACTTCTTGTTATGGTAGTTGGAGTCCCCAATGTTGGAAAGTCTGCGCTCATTAATTCCATTCATAGAATTGCCAATTCTAGATTTCCAGGTATGACTATCATAACAGAAACTAGTGTAAAGCCCACGCTTTGCTGCAGGTATTATTAGATTGTTTTAGTGAGTTTATTTTGAAATATTTATATATAAATTTTGCATTTTAAGCATAGAGTTGCAAAGCTCAAATGTTGTTGATGCGCATAACCAAATTGAAATGTTAAACTTTGGTACATTAGTTTTCTGGCACGGCTAAGGCAGTTTCAATGGTGGCATCTTTTGGGAAGTTACAAAGTGAATTTTTGTAATGTGTTAATCTAAAAAATATTATGTTtcttttcattctttttctaATATGTTTTTCCGTGAAGAAAGATCACTTCACCAAGGGACGTGTCTTTCCACAAAGAGGTGTCTTTTCACCAACTGACATGTCTTTTCATGAAGAGACATCTTTTCACCAAGGGTCATGTCTTTTAACAAAGAGATACCGTTTCATCAAGGGATGTGTTATTTAACTAAAAGGCAAGACTGTTTGTAGGTCTTTACTGTGAACTTGTGAGGATTTAATGGACTTGATTGATCCTCGATAGTATAATCCAATGACTTGTCTTTTTAGGGTGATGTGGCTTAACGTGGGTGTTGCATTAGGAGCCAGTTTTACAATAAAGAGGGATATTGTTTATTTCCTTGGTTATCCATGTTTGTTGCACTATTCCCAGTGAACGATAAGATCAAGCGGGCTACAGTTGGACCTCTGCCTGGAGTTACACAAGACATTGCAGGATATAAGGTGAGCCTCTAAGGTCAATGACAAAACTAAACTTGTTAATTTCTTTTTTCCTGATGCTCATTATGATTGCAGTAGATACCAGGAAAAACAACAGATATCACATGTTAACCTGACTGCTCAGTCAGTTATATTATGCAAGTGAATGACTGCCCAGTTGAGTCATATCTGAGTATTCAATGCAAATAGGCACACAAATCCATGGATATGGACTAACTGCTGGAAGTGTGGAATCTGTTTCCCTCTTCTTCCTACTAAAATTACAAACTATGTTTTAACTTCAAGTTTTTAATAATAGTTAGTTTATATATATTGGCAAGTCTTACTTTGCAATTCCATCTGGCAACTAAATTAGCTACCTATGTGCCTTGAAGCTCACAAATAGAAGATCTTATTCACGGCACATATGCACAATCTTAGCTAAGATTTGGGTAGAGCATAAGAACAAAGACACACGAGGAAATAGATGCCAGGAATTGCCTTTCTTCACTTCTTTGATCTCAATCCTCTTCGTTCTATGTACATTTTAAACATATCCATACGATGGGCAACTTGGGCATGCAACCCAAAACCTAGTACAATTCATTTAGGCTCCGTTTGGATGTAGATATTCACAGCCATGGAATTGAATTGGCTTCAATATCAAATCACCAGGACATTGGTATTGATATTCAACCCGAATTCAGGTGTTTGGATGTGTATGCATTAGGCATTCGGTATTCAAGGAAAGATCGATGTTGATTCTTGTTTGGATGGTCAAAGCATTGAATTGCCTCATTTGTACGAGACAAGCAAAGTCAGACAAGCAGCTCCGGCCATGAAGACAGCAGCGGCGACACACAGCAGCAATGGGAGAAAGGCGCGGGGGTCGCAGGGGCACAAGAAGCCATCCATGCGTCCTTGCGTGAGCCCAAGCAATCACGCTGCCGTCCTCTAGCCAGCCGCCATTGAGAACAGTAGCTTAAGTAGCCTGACAGGTGTGCCGCTCCGTCACGAATATGGTTGTCCGTCTCCGTCTTTCTCCTCTACTCGTTCCTGGGATCCCGGCCTTGGCCGTAGCCGTTCCACTCCTCATCCTCACCTCCCTTGCCGTCGGCATCTTGCAACGGCGACCATGCCCACCACTGTGACAGGTGGCGGCGGGATTGCTAAGAATCAGATCTCGGCAGGGCTCCAGTTACGTTCGGGTTCAAGAGGGCCGATGCAGATGAGGGGTGGGAGCAGTGCGCCATATGCTCGGCCGTGCTGCAGGTCGGGGAGAAGGGCCGACGGCTGCCGGCATGCGAGCACCTGTTCCGCGTGAGTTGCGTCGACCGGTGGCTGAGCGACCTTTCTTTCTTCAGGCCAAGTCGAAGGGGTACGCGGGAGCGAGGCAATATCAACCAAATCAGAGGGGCGGAGGTCCGAATTCGGGACGGGGTGGCGCTAGTGTTGCGGAGGACGGTTCGATATCGAGGTGCGATTCGATGCGTCAATGCCAAGACCATCCAAACAGCCACATTCGGGAAGGTAAATGCCAATATCAATTCCTAGACGTGAATATCTACATCCAAACGGAGTGTTAGGGCATGTTTAATTGACTTCCACGCTATACCTCACTTTGTGTTagaagtgtggcaagccacagtTTTTGTGGCAGCAAAATTGGTAGCACACTTGTGGCAAAAGCTGGCTAGCAAATGACTGAGAAGTGGCTGCAACCAAACACTTGCCTAACTTGTCTGCCTAGCATTTGGCAAAGTGTGGTTACAAACCAAACATGCCCTTGGCCCATGCCAGCCCAGCATATGCCATATGTGGCCCTGTCATCGCACTTGGCTCATACTTATTTCATTAATTAAACCCTGACTCCATTCTCTTTCATGAAAACAATCAGCTCAGTACTTTTCAACTGTCCACACATGAACTGCTGTGACAGTGAGCCTTTATTCAAGTGAGTGCATTTGTAGAAGTACGGCCATTTCTAGGACAGTGCCCTGTTGTTTGGTCTCTTCTGTTATGATTAATTATAAGTACATTTAACAATAAGATGTTTTTTGGATAGATTGCAAGCCAGCCGAGCATTTACGTGCTTGATACACCAGGTGTTCTAGTGCCAAGCATTCCAGACATGGAAACAGGTCTAAAGCTTGCTCTGACAGGTTAGATTTTTATTCTGTGCTGTTCTTTTCCCTGTGCCAAAAATTATCTGAAAAGCAAGATTATTGGGATGCCTTACTCGTAATGATCATCATGTTTACTAGCTTTACTCTCCTCTGATATTGGAATTTTCAATACTTGTACTGCCACATTGCAATATTGTACTTTTCTGTTTATGTGCAGGAGCTGTCAAAGATTCGGTGGTTGGAGAGGAGCGTATAGCCAAATATTTATTATCTCTTCTTAATATTAGAAAAACTCCTCTACACTGGGGACGATTGCTTCGCAGAAGAGAAGAATTTGATGGAGAGCCAGATGACAGTTGTGAAAAAGGGTCTAGTGGTTCACTGCGGAGGAGGCGGCGTTTTAACAATTCCGATGCCTTGTATGTTCAGGTACTGGCTCTTATCAGAAAATGCACTGCATGAGCCAATTATGGGTCATGTCTCTCCAAACCCATATCCAGGTGCTATCGTGCAAACTTTTCTTGCGTGCCATCAGCTGACATTAGGATGTACTAGATATATGAGGGTTTGAGGATCACATGGATTATCATTTTGAAAATAACAATAACTCTGTAAGGATATTTATAATCAGTGGGATCCTACCACCTGAAGTCTTTCAAATCAGATGCACTGGAATAGCATGAAATGGTTATGGTTCACATGTGATGTGAGCTTGCATTATTTGTTGCTTGTCATGGTTTCGTTTTTTTTTTCATAAGATGGTACCCTCTTTGTTAATTTCTCTGTTGGGCTGTATGCTCCTGCTCTTAGCTCCTGGAGCTACCCGAAGTAATTGTGAAGTGCTGGTGATTGATATCGCTAACCTGCTAGGTGTACATTTATCTTCACTTTGTATTCATGATATATCGACGTCACACTCTTCAATTCACTGCTAGCTGGGGCTAGCATTAGGCAAAGTTGGGTCATTAACAAAAATTACACATCCATCTAGTTTT contains:
- the LOC141041075 gene encoding protein FAR1-RELATED SEQUENCE 6-like, whose amino-acid sequence is MELRSPESIVEVDTKLTDGKVYFHRFFMALKPCVDGFHAGCRPYLSIDSTALNGKWNGHLAACTALDGHNWMFPLAFGFIEVEDEDNWTWFMTQLHRALGPISKLAICTDACKGLENAVKKVFPQAEQRECFRHLMQNFSKRYRGDIVGCMWGAAKTHRPSMFEYHFSKVLESSQTVGKYLQDYHNLKWTRSSFDTEIKCDYIHNNLAESFNNWIKGSKIFLLMSWLTHLTER
- the LOC109761262 gene encoding short integuments 2, mitochondrial is translated as MRGLTRAGKRASEMAFNAGGGTINWFPGHMAAASRAIRDRLKLADLVIEVRDARIPLSSANEDLQPVLAAKRRILALNKKDLANPNIMNMWVDHFQSCKQDCISLNAHSSNSINQLLGLVELKLREAILKEPTLLVMVVGVPNVGKSALINSIHRIANSRFPVNDKIKRATVGPLPGVTQDIAGYKIASQPSIYVLDTPGVLVPSIPDMETGLKLALTGAVKDSVVGEERIAKYLLSLLNIRKTPLHWGRLLRRREEFDGEPDDSCEKGSSGSLRRRRRFNNSDALYVQDLVIEVQRTLCSTAMEFTGNLDEDNELESLIDSQLVALRKVFRISHKPLDESHGPASKKLLTLFRSGKLGPFILDDLPDQH